One genomic segment of [Phormidium] sp. ETS-05 includes these proteins:
- the crtB gene encoding 15-cis-phytoene synthase CrtB, producing the protein MLQLSELPRMKKLASVEDAYELCRQVTATYAKTFYLGTLLMSAPKRRAIWAIYAWCRRTDELVDGPRARLTTPETLDQWEHQLESIFAGHPIDDVDVALVDTLTRFSLDIQPFRDMIAGQRMDLYRSRYETFEELNLYCYRVAGTVGLMTLPVMGVAQLPHSSPWQASQPQPDPASEAVALGIANQLTNILRDVGEDARRGRIYLPLDELALFDYTEADLFNGVVDDRWEALMRFQIQRARKFYAEAEKGISALSPDARLPVWAATVLYSQILDAIERNQYDVFRQRAFVSTPRKLISLPVAWLRAQVL; encoded by the coding sequence ATGCTGCAACTGTCTGAACTCCCTCGCATGAAAAAGCTGGCTTCCGTAGAGGACGCCTATGAGCTCTGCCGCCAGGTCACGGCCACTTACGCCAAAACCTTTTATCTGGGCACGCTGTTGATGTCAGCGCCAAAACGGCGAGCCATTTGGGCAATTTACGCTTGGTGCCGTCGCACGGATGAATTGGTGGACGGGCCTAGAGCGCGTTTGACGACGCCGGAAACCCTGGACCAATGGGAACACCAGCTCGAGTCTATTTTTGCTGGGCACCCCATTGACGATGTGGATGTGGCCTTGGTCGATACCTTGACGCGATTCTCCCTGGATATCCAGCCGTTTCGGGATATGATTGCGGGTCAGCGTATGGACCTGTACCGCAGCCGCTACGAAACGTTTGAGGAATTGAATCTCTACTGCTACCGGGTGGCTGGCACTGTGGGATTAATGACTCTGCCGGTGATGGGGGTGGCGCAACTGCCCCACTCTTCTCCCTGGCAGGCTTCCCAACCGCAGCCAGACCCCGCATCGGAAGCTGTAGCCCTTGGTATCGCCAACCAGCTCACTAACATCCTGCGGGATGTGGGTGAAGATGCCCGCCGAGGTCGGATTTACCTGCCTTTAGATGAGTTGGCTTTGTTTGACTATACTGAGGCGGATTTGTTCAACGGTGTGGTGGACGATCGCTGGGAAGCCTTGATGCGTTTCCAAATCCAGCGCGCTCGCAAGTTCTACGCTGAGGCGGAAAAGGGCATTAGTGCCCTCAGCCCCGATGCTCGCTTGCCGGTGTGGGCGGCCACGGTCCTTTATAGTCAGATTTTAGACGCGATCGAGCGCAATCAATATGATGTATTTCGCCAACGCGCCTTTGTCTCAACCCCGCGCAAGCTGATTTCCCTTCCCGTGGCTTGGCTCCGTGCCCAAGTTCTCTAA
- a CDS encoding EAL domain-containing protein translates to MELLVSPPRPLSEELRQLIIQPPDEATSMYLVGFGFQPVPALPQLYYRQVTPPQLVAIFAKLSETLDETIQGAARFLLTSKPLDAGELLLEFLRAQPLLAFTKSVKYAWFYRILIRLGLFFKYQPIFDLASGEVAAYECLARAKDEEGQCISGGQLIDAAISTQLTCEFDELARTTCLAEIAGMQAQQKFFINLIPNAIVHNPHSLEQNLQQILELGLQPEQIVFELTEVEVLSQTPELLQQIQRLRNWGFGIAVDDLCGCVSVDHYLMEFRPDIIKLDRRLVHGSSKFTLKQTLIESLLSSAHREGILVLAEGLEALEDIEFCRNLGIDYGQGFGLALPETSLQQTPLNYPALLPSAC, encoded by the coding sequence ATGGAACTCTTAGTATCACCCCCAAGGCCCCTCAGTGAAGAGTTGCGCCAGCTCATCATCCAACCCCCGGACGAAGCCACCAGTATGTATTTGGTGGGGTTCGGATTTCAGCCCGTACCCGCTTTGCCCCAACTCTACTACAGGCAGGTGACACCACCCCAGCTTGTGGCCATATTCGCCAAACTCAGCGAAACTCTCGACGAAACCATCCAAGGGGCAGCCCGATTTTTGCTCACCTCCAAACCCCTGGATGCGGGGGAATTGCTCCTGGAGTTTTTAAGGGCGCAACCCCTCCTTGCTTTCACCAAGTCGGTGAAATATGCGTGGTTCTATCGCATCTTAATCCGGTTGGGACTATTTTTTAAGTACCAACCGATTTTCGATTTGGCATCGGGGGAAGTGGCGGCTTATGAATGCTTGGCTCGCGCCAAGGATGAGGAGGGCCAGTGCATCAGCGGCGGACAGCTCATCGATGCGGCGATTTCTACTCAACTTACTTGCGAATTTGACGAACTGGCTCGGACTACTTGTCTGGCAGAGATTGCTGGGATGCAGGCGCAGCAAAAGTTTTTTATCAATCTGATTCCTAATGCGATCGTCCACAATCCCCACTCTTTAGAACAAAACTTACAGCAAATTCTCGAATTGGGATTGCAGCCAGAGCAAATCGTCTTTGAACTTACCGAAGTGGAGGTTTTATCCCAAACCCCGGAACTGCTGCAGCAAATTCAACGCCTGCGTAATTGGGGATTTGGCATTGCTGTTGATGATTTATGTGGCTGCGTTTCTGTTGACCATTATTTGATGGAATTTCGCCCTGATATCATCAAACTTGACCGGCGACTCGTTCACGGTAGCAGTAAATTTACCCTGAAACAAACTTTAATTGAAAGTTTGCTCAGTTCGGCGCACCGTGAAGGCATTCTCGTCCTAGCAGAAGGGCTAGAAGCGCTGGAAGATATAGAATTTTGCCGCAATTTAGGCATCGACTATGGGCAGGGATTTGGTCTGGCTTTGCCAGAAACATCTTTGCAACAAACTCCGTTAAATTATCCGGCGCTTTTACCAAGTGCCTGCTAG
- a CDS encoding Cof-type HAD-IIB family hydrolase, whose amino-acid sequence MEKTALVPEAEIKLLVLDIDGTIAGESNQISGEVKEAIAAVRKRGVPVAIATGRMYQSAFRFYQDVGSNLPLIAYQGAYIKDPTDEKIHWHQPVAADIARELLECFQELEITREISLNYYSNDQLYVRELTPGVRAYGNRTGVTPMTISDMHAFAAKSAPTKILALSEDASAIDRLFLELRQRFTPDQLYITKSHTHFVEALHPMVNKGVAVRYLAEEVLGITAAEVMAIGDNYNDLEMLEYAGLSVAMGNAPEAVQAKAHWVAPSVEAHGAAAAIAEFLLSKST is encoded by the coding sequence ATGGAGAAAACTGCTTTAGTGCCAGAAGCTGAGATTAAATTGCTGGTACTGGATATCGATGGGACGATCGCTGGGGAGTCAAATCAAATCAGCGGGGAAGTAAAAGAGGCGATCGCGGCGGTGAGAAAACGAGGGGTGCCTGTAGCGATCGCCACCGGGAGGATGTACCAATCAGCTTTTCGCTTTTACCAGGATGTGGGCTCTAACCTACCCCTAATTGCCTACCAAGGCGCATATATCAAAGACCCCACCGACGAAAAAATCCACTGGCACCAACCCGTAGCCGCCGACATTGCGCGGGAACTGCTCGAATGCTTCCAAGAGTTAGAAATCACCAGGGAAATTTCCCTCAACTACTACAGCAATGACCAGCTCTATGTGCGGGAACTAACCCCCGGGGTGCGCGCTTATGGAAATCGTACCGGCGTTACCCCCATGACCATTAGCGATATGCACGCCTTCGCTGCAAAAAGTGCCCCCACCAAAATTCTGGCTCTGAGTGAAGACGCCTCAGCCATCGATCGCCTCTTCTTAGAATTACGCCAACGCTTCACCCCAGACCAACTTTACATCACCAAATCCCATACCCACTTTGTGGAAGCTCTCCACCCTATGGTTAACAAAGGCGTCGCAGTCCGCTACCTCGCCGAAGAAGTCTTGGGTATTACCGCCGCCGAAGTGATGGCGATCGGGGATAACTACAATGACCTAGAAATGCTGGAATATGCGGGCCTGTCCGTAGCGATGGGTAACGCCCCCGAAGCCGTCCAAGCCAAAGCCCACTGGGTTGCCCCGTCCGTAGAAGCCCACGGCGCCGCCGCTGCCATTGCCGAGTTTCTCCTAAGTAAATCCACATAA
- a CDS encoding ATP-binding protein, with product MLEKNTMINHLISGKKCLGELKRPKILDLVQKLRHIFEQSGGIKDVLVMGDNLDLCQHLAQLWAEGMKVQPLPGYRPLGEGKNRDLGWVGTAAGRADAGFDSDMGNHSLLDVKTFPEVVGQNTSIPDRDGAGDARSWNHQGYPSPRVSRRLGLLNGGGNHNNFLARVGDLWLRDISHRPGESGNGGIIRAQQLSQARGGFQKVWGRGWDNQNRGRILLPGVEAGLMAISSHFSFWLELELCSDVVQELSFLANSKVNELSDVKVRGWLTFDGKMLADCLKNPAVVAGAPDVAHLEAGDLTSDEHLVRRLWLQVQPVVEEKVGVGEIAPEKKSVLQKREADLVNLSPDIARHLFQDAPFGIVCESLDGGILSANPAFCQMTGYGESQLRQLDRRRISHPEDFAREVRVIQQMLAQGWRRESWRKRYICRSGALFWAEVTVTLVGEEPEDGYLLTFVQDASDRAKAEEQLQRQRERETFLREMNGEIRATVKLPEIVDLVVKRLRSALDADRVLVYQLQKDGSGICIAEEVNPLYPSVKGMSFSADCIPPPYLEAYQNGRVWSADDVRSELLARCHHKMLESLHARSMMAVGISCLEVGSSASGGKTAKKIWGLLIIHHCRAPRMWTDDERELLQGVVNPMAIAIEQAYLVENLQQRDRELQEKISQRTRDWERAVQLERDYRHWSEKIQTAPDELTVLKTAISGLVATLGLSCGWAGLYDEETQVFEVNCATNEPDGSGLVGSFRGKKLSLTECLEPLKRGEICSIPYELLAAEVVANGSASEGGNIPDPSQPIPIYPLWDKEGLIGAICLFAGERQELGADEIKAIEHLTRDCAQVIRTLRLARQEHFSRVSAEYFRSFLQQSTDIFAEYDPQLRYLSINPAGARFLQRPEAEIIGHTNQELLAEDAEAIESLLRQVLKTGDVVAVAHSIPYPAGTRTFESTYTPIGDANGTIRRVIGISKDITEVRQHYQQLQAHNEELTAINRMKEEFIATTSHELRTPLTAILGFSSVLQQEAFGPLNSKQKEYIDRIYGSGQHLLELIDDILDLSRIEGQRLELQPQLVFINDICAGVISLIQERVVNHGLNLEVEVEPNLEYMVADPRRLKQMLLNLLANAIKFTREGTIGLKVYANRANHGRQDMVNFVVWDTGIGMDEREKSRLFAPFAQMDGKLSRYYQGTGLGLAITRKLVELHGGEITVESHPNHGSSFTISLPLYEDMQGVMGDWM from the coding sequence ATGCTAGAAAAAAATACCATGATTAATCATCTAATTAGCGGCAAAAAGTGTTTGGGAGAGTTGAAGCGCCCAAAAATATTGGATTTGGTGCAAAAATTACGCCATATATTTGAGCAAAGCGGTGGCATAAAAGATGTATTGGTAATGGGGGACAATCTGGATTTGTGCCAACACCTGGCTCAGCTTTGGGCAGAAGGGATGAAAGTCCAGCCGTTGCCGGGATATAGGCCACTGGGAGAGGGCAAGAATCGGGACTTAGGATGGGTGGGGACAGCAGCAGGCAGGGCGGATGCTGGGTTTGATTCGGATATGGGGAATCATAGCCTGCTAGATGTGAAAACATTCCCGGAGGTAGTGGGACAGAATACTTCTATCCCTGACAGGGATGGGGCAGGAGATGCTCGTAGTTGGAATCACCAGGGTTATCCCAGCCCTAGAGTTTCTCGGAGGTTGGGGCTGTTGAATGGGGGGGGCAATCATAATAATTTTCTCGCTCGGGTGGGAGATTTATGGTTGAGGGACATTTCACATCGTCCTGGGGAGAGTGGGAATGGTGGCATTATCCGGGCGCAGCAACTGTCCCAAGCCAGGGGAGGATTTCAAAAAGTATGGGGGCGCGGTTGGGACAACCAGAATCGAGGCAGAATTCTTCTCCCAGGGGTAGAAGCTGGTTTGATGGCGATTTCTTCTCATTTCAGTTTCTGGCTGGAGCTGGAGTTATGCTCTGATGTGGTTCAGGAATTGAGTTTTCTGGCAAATTCCAAGGTCAACGAACTTTCAGATGTGAAGGTGCGGGGTTGGTTGACGTTTGATGGGAAAATGTTGGCGGATTGCCTGAAAAATCCGGCGGTGGTGGCTGGGGCTCCCGATGTAGCTCACTTGGAGGCTGGGGATTTAACGAGTGATGAGCATTTGGTGCGGCGGTTGTGGCTGCAAGTGCAACCGGTAGTGGAAGAGAAAGTGGGGGTGGGGGAAATCGCGCCGGAGAAAAAGTCTGTGTTGCAAAAGAGGGAGGCTGATTTGGTGAATTTGTCGCCAGATATCGCTCGGCATTTGTTTCAAGATGCCCCATTTGGGATTGTGTGTGAGAGTTTGGATGGGGGGATATTGAGTGCCAATCCGGCATTTTGCCAGATGACGGGGTATGGGGAATCGCAGTTGCGTCAGCTCGATCGCCGCCGGATTTCCCACCCAGAAGATTTCGCCCGAGAGGTGCGGGTGATTCAGCAAATGCTGGCGCAAGGATGGCGGCGGGAATCTTGGCGGAAGCGATATATCTGTCGCAGTGGGGCTTTATTCTGGGCAGAGGTGACGGTGACTTTGGTGGGAGAGGAGCCGGAGGATGGGTATTTGCTGACGTTTGTGCAGGATGCGTCCGATCGGGCGAAGGCGGAAGAACAACTACAGCGTCAGCGGGAGCGGGAAACGTTTCTGCGGGAAATGAATGGGGAAATCCGCGCCACTGTAAAACTACCAGAAATTGTGGATCTGGTGGTGAAGCGGTTACGATCGGCTCTGGATGCTGACCGGGTGTTGGTGTATCAACTCCAAAAAGATGGTTCTGGTATCTGCATTGCCGAAGAAGTAAATCCCCTATATCCCTCGGTGAAGGGGATGTCTTTCAGTGCCGATTGCATTCCACCACCGTATCTAGAAGCATATCAAAACGGGCGGGTGTGGAGCGCTGACGATGTGCGATCGGAACTTTTAGCCCGGTGTCACCACAAAATGCTCGAGAGTTTGCACGCTCGGAGTATGATGGCGGTGGGCATAAGCTGCTTGGAAGTTGGCAGCTCAGCCTCTGGGGGAAAAACTGCGAAAAAGATTTGGGGGCTGTTAATCATTCACCACTGTAGGGCTCCCCGGATGTGGACCGATGATGAGCGAGAGCTGCTACAGGGGGTGGTGAATCCAATGGCGATCGCGATCGAGCAGGCGTACTTAGTAGAAAACCTGCAACAAAGGGATCGGGAACTGCAAGAAAAGATTAGCCAACGCACCCGAGACTGGGAGCGAGCGGTACAGCTAGAGCGGGACTATCGCCACTGGAGCGAAAAAATCCAAACTGCCCCGGATGAACTGACGGTACTTAAAACTGCAATTTCCGGTTTAGTGGCCACTCTGGGGCTAAGCTGTGGCTGGGCGGGCCTCTACGATGAGGAAACTCAGGTATTTGAGGTCAATTGCGCTACAAACGAGCCAGATGGGTCTGGTCTGGTGGGCTCTTTCAGGGGCAAGAAATTATCTTTGACTGAATGCTTAGAGCCCCTAAAACGGGGGGAAATCTGCTCAATACCCTATGAGTTGCTCGCTGCAGAAGTAGTGGCGAATGGGTCAGCGTCCGAGGGGGGAAATATTCCAGATCCATCCCAGCCTATTCCTATATATCCCTTGTGGGATAAAGAGGGATTGATTGGGGCAATATGTTTATTTGCCGGGGAACGTCAGGAGTTAGGAGCCGATGAGATCAAGGCGATCGAGCATCTCACTCGCGACTGTGCCCAAGTCATTCGCACCCTGCGTTTAGCCCGCCAAGAACACTTCTCCCGGGTCAGTGCGGAATATTTCCGATCGTTTTTACAACAATCTACCGATATTTTTGCCGAATATGACCCACAACTGCGCTACCTAAGCATTAACCCAGCCGGAGCCCGATTCCTGCAACGTCCAGAAGCAGAAATTATCGGCCACACCAATCAGGAATTGCTCGCTGAAGATGCCGAGGCGATCGAATCGCTACTGAGGCAGGTACTGAAGACCGGGGATGTGGTGGCTGTAGCACATTCTATCCCTTATCCAGCGGGCACCAGAACCTTTGAAAGTACCTACACCCCCATTGGTGATGCCAACGGCACTATCCGGCGGGTGATTGGTATCAGCAAAGATATTACCGAAGTGCGGCAGCATTATCAACAACTACAAGCCCATAATGAGGAATTAACTGCCATCAATCGGATGAAAGAAGAATTCATCGCCACCACTTCTCACGAACTGCGTACTCCTTTAACCGCAATTCTCGGTTTTTCCAGTGTTTTGCAGCAAGAAGCCTTCGGCCCGCTAAACTCAAAACAAAAAGAATATATCGATCGGATTTACGGCAGTGGCCAGCACTTACTAGAATTAATCGACGATATCCTCGACCTCTCCCGGATTGAGGGTCAGCGTCTGGAACTGCAACCCCAGCTCGTATTCATCAACGACATTTGCGCCGGTGTCATCAGCTTGATTCAAGAGCGAGTAGTCAACCACGGTTTGAATTTAGAAGTAGAAGTAGAGCCCAATTTAGAATACATGGTGGCTGACCCCCGCCGCCTGAAACAAATGTTGCTGAACTTGCTCGCTAATGCCATCAAGTTTACCCGCGAAGGCACGATCGGGCTGAAAGTTTATGCGAACAGAGCCAACCACGGGCGTCAGGATATGGTTAACTTCGTGGTGTGGGATACGGGTATCGGTATGGACGAACGGGAAAAATCCCGGTTGTTTGCCCCCTTCGCCCAAATGGATGGGAAACTATCCCGGTATTATCAAGGTACGGGTTTGGGTCTGGCAATCACCCGCAAACTGGTGGAATTGCACGGAGGTGAAATTACCGTGGAATCTCATCCCAATCATGGGTCTAGCTTCACGATTTCTTTGCCCCTATATGAAGATATGCAGGGGGTGATGGGTGATTGGATGTGA
- a CDS encoding PstS family phosphate ABC transporter substrate-binding protein, with protein sequence MILSLLAVGVLVGGGLLSMWRGLAPSVGTGPGETSRDGSGQGEMRRDGTRPGEQVRSFAGVTGVPSGVFNYGGSTTWAPVRGLVDPLMQVVWPDFQLRYVQHPTEPPGSGTGIGMLLDDQLTFVQSCRSLTAAEYAQAREKGFMLREIPVAIDSIAVAVNPELDVPGLTVVQLRDIYRGKIRNWQEVGGPDLPIKAYSRRSEDSGTIQFFIEQVLNGEEFGASVELLPSTTLALRAVAAERGAIYFASAPQLVPQCQVKTLPLGLDSSRLVPPYLGSLVPPQDCPQRRNLLNTAAFARGDYPLTRRLFVVVKQNGQIDETAGLAYGRLLLTAQGQAALAKAGFIAIAPPR encoded by the coding sequence ATGATTCTGAGCCTGCTGGCTGTGGGAGTTTTGGTGGGTGGGGGGTTGCTGTCGATGTGGCGGGGTTTAGCTCCCTCGGTAGGGACTGGACCAGGAGAGACTAGCAGAGATGGCTCTGGACAAGGAGAGATGAGGCGAGATGGGACTAGACCTGGAGAGCAGGTGCGTAGTTTTGCGGGGGTGACGGGGGTGCCGTCGGGGGTGTTTAACTATGGTGGGAGTACGACTTGGGCGCCGGTGCGGGGGTTGGTGGACCCGCTGATGCAGGTGGTGTGGCCGGATTTTCAGTTGCGTTATGTGCAGCATCCGACGGAACCTCCGGGTTCGGGTACGGGGATAGGGATGTTGCTCGATGACCAGTTGACTTTTGTGCAGTCTTGTCGATCGCTCACGGCGGCGGAATACGCACAGGCTAGAGAAAAGGGGTTTATGCTCAGGGAAATACCGGTGGCAATTGATAGTATTGCCGTAGCGGTGAACCCGGAGCTAGATGTACCGGGTTTGACGGTAGTGCAACTGCGAGATATTTACCGGGGCAAGATTAGGAATTGGCAGGAGGTGGGGGGACCAGATTTGCCGATTAAGGCTTATTCTCGTCGTTCTGAAGATAGTGGGACGATTCAGTTTTTTATTGAGCAGGTATTAAATGGGGAGGAGTTTGGGGCGTCCGTGGAGTTGTTGCCTAGTACAACTTTAGCTTTACGGGCGGTGGCGGCGGAACGGGGGGCGATTTATTTTGCTTCAGCGCCCCAGTTGGTGCCTCAGTGTCAGGTGAAAACTTTGCCTCTGGGTTTAGACTCGTCTCGTTTGGTGCCTCCTTATCTGGGGTCTTTGGTGCCTCCTCAAGATTGCCCGCAGCGGCGTAATTTATTGAATACTGCTGCTTTTGCGCGGGGAGATTATCCCCTGACGCGGCGGTTGTTTGTGGTGGTGAAGCAAAATGGGCAGATAGATGAGACGGCGGGGTTGGCTTATGGGCGGTTGTTGCTGACGGCTCAGGGTCAGGCGGCTTTGGCAAAGGCGGGGTTTATCGCTATTGCACCGCCTCGTTAG